Proteins from one Ipomoea triloba cultivar NCNSP0323 chromosome 1, ASM357664v1 genomic window:
- the LOC116031411 gene encoding cysteine-rich receptor-like protein kinase 25 isoform X1 has translation MMMMMMIWFCLLMSFITKGSSLKALSWDCQNTTSYTPKSTYKANLNSLLSNLYSNATRDNGFYHATVAGSRSNDTVHGLFLCRGDVSTDDCRSCIGEARTKILELCTNETTGIVWYDNCLLRYSEKSMLGILDQSTWYQMSNPKNETQVPNQFMELVGNMFDQIITPVSSGSGKKFAVLQTNFSVAGTLFFETVYVLGQCTPDLSNVECQICLRYAINELPFCCYGALGARAVYPSCNVRYELYAFYNVSAAAVASPAPPPIHPPAPPLLPSVFPNSTTSKGNKAKSSAKVIAASVVSVTGILLFVSCFCFLKMKRAKKSIYRVKKATTGMTEIPIEESVQYDFGTIQAITNCFSPENKIGEGGCSSVYKGRFPNGQEVAVKRLSRSSRQGAVEFKNEVALVAKLLHRNLVKLLGFCLQGEEKILVYEFVPNKSLDYFLFDPEKKRLLNWSTRFKIIVGIARGLLYLHEDSRLKIIHRDLKASNMLLDGDMNSKISDFGLARIFMADQTQGNTNRIIGTYGYMSPEYVKHGLFSVKSDVFSFGVILLEIITGKRNSSLSMKSTGAKDLLSYAWKHWSEERALDIVDQSLRGLYSRDEVIQCINVGLLCVQEDVDERPTMANVLLMLNSFSATRRTPSNPPAFFNGGIERISFGETVDQSINEVSISDLYPR, from the exons atgatgatgatgatgatgatttggttttgcttgttgatgagctTCATCACCAAAGGTAGCTCTCTTAAAGCTTTGAGTTGGGACTGCCAAAACACTACTTCTTACACTCCTAAAAGCACCTATAAAGCCAACCTTAATTCTCTTCTCTCCAATCTTTATTCCAATGCCACCCGAGACAATGGCTTCTACCACGCCACAGTCGCCGGCAGCCGTTCCAACGACACCGTGCACGGCTTGTTCCTGTGCCGGGGCGACGTCTCCACCGACGATTGCCGGAGCTGCATTGGCGAGGCCCGTACAAAAATATTGGAGCTTTGCACCAATGAAACGACGGGTATTGTTTGGTACGATAACTGCTTGTTGCGTTACTCGGAGAAGTCCATGTTGGGGATATTAGACCAATCGACCTGGTACCAAATGAGCAACCCCAAAAACGAAACTCAAGTCCCAAATCAGTTCATGGAATTGGTCGGAAACATGTTTGATCAGATAATCACTCCGGTATCCAGTGGTTCCGGCAAGAAATTTGCGGTGTTGCAAACTAATTTTAGCGTGGCAGGTACTTTGTTCTTTGAGACGGTGTATGTTCTTGGACAGTGTACGCCGGACCTCTCTAACGTTGAGTGTCAGATATGCCTCAGATACGCTATTAATGAACTGCCTTTTTGCTGTTATGGAGCCTTGGGTGCTAGAGCTGTGTACCCAAGCTGTAACGTTAGGTATGAGCTCTATGCTTTCTACAATgtctccgccgccgccgtggCATCGCCGGCACCGCCTCCTATCCATCCTCCTGCCCCTCCTCTTCTACCATCTGTATTTCCCAATTCCACTACCAGTAAAG GGAATAAAGCAAAATCTTCAGCAAAAGTGATTGCAGCCTCTGTAGTGTCAGTCACTGGGATATTACTCTTTGTTTCATGCTtttgtttcttgaaaatgaaaagAGCAAAGAAGTCCATTTATCGTGTGAAGAAGGCAACTACTG GCATGACTGAAATTCCAATAGAGGAGTCAGTACAATATGATTTTGGTACCATTCAAGCTATCACAAATTGTTTCTCCCCAGAGAATAAGATTGGTGAAGGTGGATGTAGTTCTGTTTACAAG GGAAGGTTTCCCAATGGGCAAGAGGTAGCTGTGAAGAGATTGTCGAGGAGTTCAAGACAAGGAGCTGTTGAATTCAAAAATGAGGTTGCATTGGTTGCCAAGCTTTTGCATAGAAATTTAGTAAAGTTGTTGGGATTTTGCTTGCAGGGAGAAGAAAAGATACTTGTCTATGAATTTGTTCCCAACAAAAGTCTTGACTACTTTTTGTTTG atcCAGAGAAGAAGCGTCTATTGAACTGGTCCACTCGCTTCAAAATTATAGTTGGAATAGCTCGTGGACTCCTTTATCTTCATGAAGATTCACGTCTCAAAATTATACATCGTGATTTGAAAGCAAGCAACATGCTCTTAGACGGAGATATGAACTCAAAAATATCCGACTTTGGCCTCGCAAGAATTTTTATGGCTGATCAAACCCAAGGAAATACAAATAGAATTATAGGAACATA TGGCTACATGTCTCCCGAGTATGTTAAGCATGGCTTGTTCTCCGTAAAGTCAGATGTTTTTAGCTTCGGAGTTATACTCTTGGAGATTATAACCGGAAAGAGAAACAGTTCTTTGTCCATGAAATCAACTGGAGCTAAAGATCTTCTTAGCTAT GCTTGGAAACATTGGAGTGAGGAAAGAGCACTAGACATTGTGGATCAAAGTCTTAGAGGTTTATATTCGAGAGATGAAGTGATCCAATGTATCAATGTTGGGTTGTTGTGTGTCCAAGAAGATGTGGATGAAAGGCCAACAATGGCGAATGTTTTATTGATGCTGAATAGCTTTTCTGCTACAAGGAGAACACCTTCTAATCCCCCTGCATTTTTCAATGGTGGAATTGAGAGGATTTCTTTTGGAGAAACAGTGGATCAGTCCATTAATGAAGTTTCGATTTCAGATTTGTATCCCAGATAA
- the LOC116031411 gene encoding cysteine-rich receptor-like protein kinase 25 isoform X2, whose product MMMMMMIWFCLLMSFITKGSSLKALSWDCQNTTSYTPKSTYKANLNSLLSNLYSNATRDNGFYHATVAGSRSNDTVHGLFLCRGDVSTDDCRSCIGEARTKILELCTNETTGIVWYDNCLLRYSEKSMLGILDQSTWYQMSNPKNETQVPNQFMELVGNMFDQIITPVSSGSGKKFAVLQTNFSVAGTLFFETVYVLGQCTPDLSNVECQICLRYAINELPFCCYGALGARAVYPSCNVRYELYAFYNVSAAAVASPAPPPIHPPAPPLLPSVFPNSTTSKGMTEIPIEESVQYDFGTIQAITNCFSPENKIGEGGCSSVYKGRFPNGQEVAVKRLSRSSRQGAVEFKNEVALVAKLLHRNLVKLLGFCLQGEEKILVYEFVPNKSLDYFLFDPEKKRLLNWSTRFKIIVGIARGLLYLHEDSRLKIIHRDLKASNMLLDGDMNSKISDFGLARIFMADQTQGNTNRIIGTYGYMSPEYVKHGLFSVKSDVFSFGVILLEIITGKRNSSLSMKSTGAKDLLSYAWKHWSEERALDIVDQSLRGLYSRDEVIQCINVGLLCVQEDVDERPTMANVLLMLNSFSATRRTPSNPPAFFNGGIERISFGETVDQSINEVSISDLYPR is encoded by the exons atgatgatgatgatgatgatttggttttgcttgttgatgagctTCATCACCAAAGGTAGCTCTCTTAAAGCTTTGAGTTGGGACTGCCAAAACACTACTTCTTACACTCCTAAAAGCACCTATAAAGCCAACCTTAATTCTCTTCTCTCCAATCTTTATTCCAATGCCACCCGAGACAATGGCTTCTACCACGCCACAGTCGCCGGCAGCCGTTCCAACGACACCGTGCACGGCTTGTTCCTGTGCCGGGGCGACGTCTCCACCGACGATTGCCGGAGCTGCATTGGCGAGGCCCGTACAAAAATATTGGAGCTTTGCACCAATGAAACGACGGGTATTGTTTGGTACGATAACTGCTTGTTGCGTTACTCGGAGAAGTCCATGTTGGGGATATTAGACCAATCGACCTGGTACCAAATGAGCAACCCCAAAAACGAAACTCAAGTCCCAAATCAGTTCATGGAATTGGTCGGAAACATGTTTGATCAGATAATCACTCCGGTATCCAGTGGTTCCGGCAAGAAATTTGCGGTGTTGCAAACTAATTTTAGCGTGGCAGGTACTTTGTTCTTTGAGACGGTGTATGTTCTTGGACAGTGTACGCCGGACCTCTCTAACGTTGAGTGTCAGATATGCCTCAGATACGCTATTAATGAACTGCCTTTTTGCTGTTATGGAGCCTTGGGTGCTAGAGCTGTGTACCCAAGCTGTAACGTTAGGTATGAGCTCTATGCTTTCTACAATgtctccgccgccgccgtggCATCGCCGGCACCGCCTCCTATCCATCCTCCTGCCCCTCCTCTTCTACCATCTGTATTTCCCAATTCCACTACCAGTAAAG GCATGACTGAAATTCCAATAGAGGAGTCAGTACAATATGATTTTGGTACCATTCAAGCTATCACAAATTGTTTCTCCCCAGAGAATAAGATTGGTGAAGGTGGATGTAGTTCTGTTTACAAG GGAAGGTTTCCCAATGGGCAAGAGGTAGCTGTGAAGAGATTGTCGAGGAGTTCAAGACAAGGAGCTGTTGAATTCAAAAATGAGGTTGCATTGGTTGCCAAGCTTTTGCATAGAAATTTAGTAAAGTTGTTGGGATTTTGCTTGCAGGGAGAAGAAAAGATACTTGTCTATGAATTTGTTCCCAACAAAAGTCTTGACTACTTTTTGTTTG atcCAGAGAAGAAGCGTCTATTGAACTGGTCCACTCGCTTCAAAATTATAGTTGGAATAGCTCGTGGACTCCTTTATCTTCATGAAGATTCACGTCTCAAAATTATACATCGTGATTTGAAAGCAAGCAACATGCTCTTAGACGGAGATATGAACTCAAAAATATCCGACTTTGGCCTCGCAAGAATTTTTATGGCTGATCAAACCCAAGGAAATACAAATAGAATTATAGGAACATA TGGCTACATGTCTCCCGAGTATGTTAAGCATGGCTTGTTCTCCGTAAAGTCAGATGTTTTTAGCTTCGGAGTTATACTCTTGGAGATTATAACCGGAAAGAGAAACAGTTCTTTGTCCATGAAATCAACTGGAGCTAAAGATCTTCTTAGCTAT GCTTGGAAACATTGGAGTGAGGAAAGAGCACTAGACATTGTGGATCAAAGTCTTAGAGGTTTATATTCGAGAGATGAAGTGATCCAATGTATCAATGTTGGGTTGTTGTGTGTCCAAGAAGATGTGGATGAAAGGCCAACAATGGCGAATGTTTTATTGATGCTGAATAGCTTTTCTGCTACAAGGAGAACACCTTCTAATCCCCCTGCATTTTTCAATGGTGGAATTGAGAGGATTTCTTTTGGAGAAACAGTGGATCAGTCCATTAATGAAGTTTCGATTTCAGATTTGTATCCCAGATAA
- the LOC116029155 gene encoding cysteine-rich receptor-like protein kinase 25: protein MHYYCKNTTSYTPNSTYKANLNSLLSNLYSNATRDNGFYHATVAGSRPGDTVHGLFLCRGDVSAHDCQACVGEAREMVFVFCDTEKTAMIWYANCMLRYSENPVLGIMDRSDQFAMRNPFNDTKPDELMKVVGKMLDQITTRASIGSGEKFAVLQTNFSAAAERVYALGQCTPDLSKVECQICFRSVIKYMRRCCFGNQGSTVLFPSCNMRYELYPFYFLPPSPAPPPSPPPFHHPPQTTTIVPSSAINKGNKGKSSAKVIIASVVSVTGIILLFALSFCFLKMKRAKKSHSDVKETTSGMNEIAIEESVQYEFSTIEAITNCFSADNKIGEGGYGAVYKGRLPNGQEVAVKRLSSGSTQGDGEFKNEVALIAKLQHRNLVKLMGFCLESEEKILVYEFVPNKSLDYFLFDPEKKQLLNWPTRYKIIGGIARGLLYLHQDSHLKIIHRDLKASNVLLDRDMDPKISDFGLARILMIDQTQGSTSRIIGTYGYMSPEYVMHGMFSVKSDVYSFGVLLLEIVTGKKTTSFPSSTESSPEAQDLIGYAWKHWKEDTSVEMVDQSLGGLYSRNEVIQCIHVGLLCVQEDVDARPTMANVVLMLNSNSATRRTPNPPIVFECGNETTLSPGQ from the exons ATGCATTATTACTGCAAAAACACAACTTCTTACACTCCAAACAGCACCTACAAAGCCAACCTTAATTCTCTTCTCTCCAATCTCTATTCCAACGCCACCCGAGACAACGGCTTCTACCACGCCACAGTCGCCGGCAGCCGTCCCGGCGACACCGTGCACGGCCTGTTCTTGTGCCGGGGCGACGTCTCCGCCCACGACTGCCAGGCCTGCGTGGGAGAAGCGCGTGAAATGGTGTTTGTGTTCTGCGACACCGAAAAGACGGCTATGATTTGGTATGCTAATTGCATGTTGCGTTACTCGGAGAACCCCGTGTTGGGGATAATGGACCGGTCGGACCAGTTCGCCATGAGGAACCCGTTTAATGATACTAAACCGGACGAGTTGATGAAGGTGGTGGGGAAAATGTTGGATCAGATAACCACTCGAGCGTCGATTGGTTCCGGCGAGAAATTTGCGGTGTTGCAAACCAATTTTAGCGCCGCCGCGGAGAGGGTGTACGCTCTTGGACAGTGTACTCCGGACCTTTCTAAGGTTGAGTGTCAGATATGTTTTAGAAGTGTTATTAAATATATGCGTCGTTGCTGTTTTGGAAACCAAGGTTCTACGGTTCTGTTCCCAAGCTGTAACATGAGATATGAGCTTTACCCTTTCTACTTTCTTCCCCCCTCGCCGGCACCGCCACCGTCACCGCCGCCTTTCCATCATCCTCCTCAAACAACAACTATAGTTCCCAGTTCTGCTATCAACAAAG GGAATAAAGGAAAATCATCTGCAAAAGTGATTATAGCCTCTGTAGTGTCAGTGACTGGCATAATATTACTCTTCGCTTTAAGCTtttgtttcttgaaaatgaagagGGCAAAGAAGTCCCATTCTGATGTCAAGGAGACTACTTCTG GCATGAATGAGATTGCAATAGAGGAGTCAGTACAATATGAATTTAGTACTATTGAAGCTATCACAAATTGCTTCTCCGCTGATAATAAGATTGGTGAAGGTGGATATGGTGCTGTTTATAAG GGAAGGCTTCCCAATGGGCAAGAAGTAGCGGTGAAGAGGCTGTCTAGCGGTTCAACGCAGGGAGATGGAGAATTCAAGAATGAGGTTGCATTGATTGCCAAACTTCAACATAGAAATTTAGTAAAGCTGATGGGATTTTGCTTAGAAAGCGAAGAAAAGATACTCGTTTATGAATTTGTTCCCAACAAAAGTCTTGACTACTTTTTATTCG ATCCAGAGAAGAAACAACTATTGAATTGGCCAACTCGTTACAAGATCATAGGAGGAATAGCCCGTGGGCTCCTTTATCTTCATCAAGATTCACatcttaaaattatacatcgtGATCTGAAAGCAAGCAATGTACTATTAGACAGAGATATGGATCCAAAAATAAGCGACTTTGGCCTGGCAAGGATTTTAATGATAGATCAAACCCAAGGAAGTACAAGTAGAATCATTGGAACATA TGGGTACATGTCTCCCGAGTATGTTATGCATGGCATGTTCTCTGTGAAATCAGATGTTTACAGCTTCGGAGTTCTACTCTTGGAGATTGTAACTGGAAAGAAAACTACTTCTTTCCCTAGCTCAACAGAATCATCACCTGAAGCTCAAGATCTTATTGGCTAT GCATGGAAACATTGGAAGGAGGACACATCAGTAGAGATGGTGGATCAAAGTCTTGGAGGATTGTATTCGAGAAATGAAGTGATCCAATGTATCCATGTTGGGTTGTTGTGTGTCCAAGAAGATGTGGATGCACGGCCAACAATGGCGAATGTTGTGTTGATGTTGAATAGTAATTCTGCTACGAGGAGGACACCTAATCCGCCTATAGTTTTCGAGTGTGGAAATGAAACCACGCTTTCACCAGGTCAATAA